The Edaphobacter sp. 12200R-103 genome contains a region encoding:
- the era gene encoding GTPase Era: MPFRSGFVSIIGRPNAGKSTLLNALLGQKLAIVTHKPQTTRTRIHGVLEAPLRKKSRTDPGRPASQVVLVDTPGIHKAATHLDRRMMQEVQDALESRDLVLFLVDSTHRLPREENDREDKSPGAAKRKLSAAEDEFALSFVKTLTCPVILVLNKIDAVPKADLLPLIAHWSSLHNFAAVIPISARKKQGLDLLLDQVVAKLPEGRRYFPKHQLTDQPERFLVAEIIREKILLLTGEEVPYATAVVVEKFEEPASMRKMKDGKLPVTKIAAAIFCERAGQKAILIGKGGEMLKRIGTTARKEIESLLGTRVFLELFVKVQEDWRSSSSFVEDLDWRRQLEEIAMKQPKE, encoded by the coding sequence ATGCCATTTCGCTCCGGTTTCGTCTCTATCATCGGCCGCCCCAATGCGGGCAAATCAACTCTGCTGAATGCGCTGCTTGGCCAGAAGCTAGCCATCGTTACCCATAAGCCGCAGACGACGCGCACGCGCATTCATGGGGTGCTGGAGGCGCCGCTGCGCAAGAAGAGCCGCACCGATCCGGGCCGGCCGGCGTCACAGGTTGTGCTGGTCGATACCCCCGGCATCCATAAAGCAGCCACACACCTGGACCGACGCATGATGCAGGAGGTGCAGGATGCACTGGAGTCGCGCGACCTGGTGCTGTTCCTGGTGGACTCGACACATCGGCTTCCGCGCGAGGAAAACGACCGAGAGGATAAGTCGCCGGGAGCGGCAAAACGGAAGCTCTCCGCGGCCGAGGACGAGTTTGCCTTGTCCTTTGTGAAGACGCTTACCTGTCCCGTGATCCTAGTGCTGAACAAGATCGATGCGGTTCCAAAGGCCGATCTGCTGCCGCTGATCGCGCACTGGAGCTCACTCCATAACTTCGCGGCGGTCATTCCGATCTCAGCCCGAAAAAAACAAGGTTTAGATCTTCTGCTGGACCAGGTCGTGGCGAAGCTGCCGGAGGGCAGGCGTTATTTCCCGAAGCATCAGCTGACCGATCAGCCGGAGCGGTTTCTTGTCGCTGAGATCATTCGCGAAAAGATTCTGCTGCTGACGGGGGAGGAGGTTCCTTACGCCACGGCGGTCGTCGTCGAAAAGTTTGAAGAACCCGCCTCAATGAGGAAGATGAAGGATGGCAAGCTGCCGGTCACAAAGATCGCCGCGGCGATCTTCTGCGAGCGCGCCGGACAGAAGGCAATCCTGATCGGCAAGGGCGGCGAGATGCTGAAGCGCATCGGCACGACTGCGCGCAAAGAGATCGAATCGCTGCTGGGCACGCGGGTCTTCCTGGAGCTGTTCGTCAAGGTGCAGGAAGACTGGAGAAGCTCCAGCAGCTTTGTTGAGGACCTCGACTGGCGGCGGCAGTTGGAAGAGATCGCCATGAAGCAGCCCAAGGAGTAA